TGCTCAACTTTGAGTGACGTATAAGGCAGTTGCTCCTTTAAGAATTCTTTCGTCTCATAGAGTAAGCTGTCCGAATGGCGAATAATCTCCTCTAACACAGCACGTGGAAGTTCCCGAATCTTGTCTTGCATTTTAAGCAACAACTCTGCTGTAGCCAAAGCGTCGGATAAGGCCGCATGAGGCTGATCGTGTCGTAAGTCCAGTCGCTCACTCAGAGCTTCCATCCCATATTTTTCAAAGGTAGGAAAAACAACTCGCGCCAGCTCAACTGTATCTACACGCGGTAATTCCAAATCCAAGCCTAAAGGAAAAAGACTTTTCATTAATAAGGAGTAATCAAAGCGCGCATTGTGTGCCACAAAAATGGTGCCTTCCAATTTTTGGCGCACTTCTTCTGCAACTTCCGAAAAATCTGGCGCTTTTGACAAGCGACGATTAGACAAACCTGTAAGGCTCGCAATTCTCGGCAAAAGTGACTCATGTGGATTGACATCTGTCGTATAAGTGTCTACCACTTCTCCACCCTCGACTAGCGCAATACCAATTTGGATAATTTTATTCTGCGAGCTGTGCGCATCGGTGGCTTCTAAATCCACCACAGCATATCGAGTCATTTTTTTACCTTTCAACTTCTATTTATTTTTATAAGGCTTTGCTTTGCTCGGCCATTTAAAAATAGATCTTTATAATTATATCAAATTAGACGCAATGACACAGCACACAGGTGTTCTTCTCAACATACAGCAACCTTTACCTGCCACTTTGATTCACAAAAAAGGTGATTTTACAGTAAGAAAGCCGTAAAAATCTCAAAAAATACACTTGCATATGCCTTTGCCTTGTCCTTTTCTATTCGGTTAAGCCCCTCCTGCGCTAAAGCCAGACCCCAAAAATAGTTTTTCTTTTACAAATGCTGCAAATTAGAGTAAAATTAGAGTATAGTAAAAAAAAGAAAAGGAGTCCCACTATGCTCGATAATTACAAAAAAATCCTCGTTGGTCTTGACGGTTCTGTAGAATCAACTAAGGCCTTTGATAAAGCTGTTGCCACTGCTCTTCGTAACGATGCCGAATTGGTCATCGCTAACGTCATTGACTTGCGTGCATTTCAGTCTATCTCTGCTTATGATTCTGTCGTAGCCGATGATACACATAAAGGTGCCGAAAACCTCATTAATGACTTTGCAACTGAAGCGAAAAACGCTGGTGTAAAAACAGTAACTACTCGTGTCGAATTCGGCTCACCAAAAGTTATGTTGGGACAAACACTTCCAAAAGAAGAAAACATTGACCTTATCGTGCTTGGTGCAACTGGTTTGAGCTACATTGAACGTATCTTTATTGGTTCTGTTGCAGACTATATCATTAAAAATGCGCCATGTGATACTCTTGTCGTCCGTAAATAATTGTTATATTTCGCCCTCTCGTTGAGAGGTTTTTTATTAAGAAAAAGCACCGCAAAAACTGCAGTGCTTTTATTTTTCAATCTTTGTACGAAGTTTTTCAAGGATCAACTTGTTGATCCCTTTAGGATTTTGAGCCTTTAGCATAGCGTAGGCATAGCTGAAACTAAAAGGTTTGGGCGCATAAGCGATATAACGCGCTTGCCAATCGCTTGGGTTCCATTTTTTCTTGGCTTGATAAAGCCCCTTGAAGCCATATACACCATTCATATTTTCATAAATAAACTGGAAGAGCTGTGTTGTCACTTTCCTGCTATCCTCGTCATCTTTGATATTTGCCAAAGGGCAGAGACCGAGATTACCCCAAGTCACTCCCTCCTCGCGCATTGTTTCAAAGGCTTGGAGAAGACACACTTCCATAGAGCCATTAGGTACTTGCACACGGCGGCGCGTCACATCAGCCATATAACCACTTTCCTCGCCTTCAGCATACGGAACAAAAATTACAAAAGCCAACATTTTTCCGGATGCATCACGACTGTAAAAATAACGGCGCCCAAGAGGATTTTCTAAAGCCAAGCCCCCCAACATAAAGCCAAGCTCAGGGCCTTTAGAGCCAAACCATTCGTCTGATATTTCTTGAAGTTCATTTTCAATTTTTATATCTCGTTTTTCATTTGGCTTGTATTCTTCAACAGTAATACCTAAGCGGCGCGCATGATTAATATTGGCACGAACCTTTGCTGTTTTCTTACCCTTAAGGCTAAAGTCCTCTAAGCGCAAACAAGCATCTTCACCAATCTTAATCATCGAAAATCCATAAGATTCATAGGCAGGGCGCATCGTTTCTGTAATGTCCATAAACAAGATTTTCCATCCATTACGACGTGAAAAATGAACCAGTTCTCCCATAAAACGAGCGGCATCTTTAGGGTCACAAACGATATCCCCACAACCTACGAGAACGTTGTTTACAACGGTATAGGCAAGCATCCCTTCAACAGTAACACTGAAAAAATAAGATTTTTGACCATCAATGGTCATATAAGCCATCGGATTTTGACCATATTTTTCAACAAGGGCGATGGCTTTCTCTTTTTCACGACCACTTAAGATTGGGTAATAAACCAATGGTTTCAAGATATAATAGAGTGCTAACATCACACAAATCCAAGTAATGATAATTAGCCCAACCATATAAAAGCCATGTACATGAGAATTGAAATGCGCTTGCCGGATATCCATTGTAAAAAGAAAATGCAAGGATTGCTTAAAGATAGAATAGACATCTGGATTTCCTAAATAATCGCGCTTCAAAAAACTTAAACTCAATAAGGTATTAAAGAAAGCCAAGACCAGTGGGATGAAACCAAGAAACACTGCCTTTTTTGCATAATTACGGTCCATTGTTCGACTAAAATCACGATAAGTCAACCCGAGAATAACCAGAATGATAAGTGAAAGAAGTGAGCCAATACTGAAAAACCTCTGAGTAGAAATAAAGTTCAACCGTAAAATGACAAATTGAACGACAATAGTAATAATCCAAGCTGACCTTACCCGTCGGTAGAGATTGAGAGAGACCAAAAGCCCCAAAAGTCCTAAAGCAAAACCTAAAATATAATGCGGCATGAAGCTATAGGAAGGAAAATACTCTCTCAAAACAGGTGATCGATGCAAATAGAAAGCCAAAATTGCTCCAATATCAATCACTACGGACAAGAAGATTGCTAAATTTTGTGCAAAAATACGTAACCTATACATGAATAACTGTTCCTTTATGATAACTTGCGATGGTTAAACGATCACAGCATGTCTTTTTTGCGTAATGCCCAAACGACAATGCCACAAAATATAAGCGTTAACCCTAATATGGCCCACATGACCCAACTGATTTCCTGACCAGGTATGGGGACATTCATCCCATAAAAACCGACAACCACACCTGGAATACCCAAGACAAAGGTTGCGGATGTCATGATTTTCATGACAATATTCAAATTGTTAGACACAATATTTGAGAACAAGTCGCGCAGGTTTTGGAGCAATTTCAGTTGAATACGTGTTTCCGTGTAGGCCTGATCCGTTTCAATATAAATATCGTAAATCTTATCAGCAAAACCATCTTCATCTTCTTCACGCAGATAATTAATAAACTTCTTCAACACTTCGAGATTATTATTCAAAGCATCTTCAAAATAAATAAGGCTGGCTTGAATACCAATCATATCAACAATTTGATCATTTTTGGTTGAGTTTTTGATTCCTACCTCAAGACGACGACGGCGGAGACGAAATTCTCGTAGATAATCATGGAAGTCATGTGTCATTTGATACATAACCTGATAAATAATTTCATGCTTATAGCGTGTAGAGCTGTATTCTCTACCGAATATATGTTCTCCCTTAATGTCATGATTTAAAGCTAAAATGACAGCTTCATTTTTTGTCCAAATCAAAGAGTAAGGAAATGTGCCTACCTCGCCATAACTTGATGAGGCTGGATATTGTAAAAGTATAAGATTATTATCGATATCATCCGTTTCAAAACGGGCGTTTTCATAATCATCGAGAATGCCGCTAAGGTAGTCAAAGGGCAGTTGAAAGTACTCCGAGACACTACCAATTTCTTCACGTGTCGGATTAAGTACATATGTAAAATTCCTCATCTCTGCCGTAGAGACTAGCCGATGTTCAGCTGACAATTCATAGTTTTTAATCATAGTTATATTTTAACAGAAAATCTCTTAAATAAACGTCTCAAACGCTGTTTTCTCCCATGATTTTCACCTTACTTTTTTGAAAGCATTTTCCAAGCCAATCAAGCGGTGAAAAATATGATTTATGCTACAATGAGCTTAAAGTTAAGAATATTTTGACATAAAATTTATTTTTAAGGAGGATTTCATATGTCGACAATGGTTTTCGTCAACTTTCCTGTCTCAGATATTCAGGTTTCCACAGCTTTTTATGAAAAGCTTGGTTTCAAAAAGAACCCTGATTTTTCAGACGATTTGGTAAGCTGTATGGTCTGGGATGAAAATTTCTATATCATGTTACTTTCGCATGAGCGTTACCAAACCTTTATTGGTGATAAAACAATCGCAGATACACACAAAGTGAGTGGTGCTCTTGCTGCCTTTACTCTTCCAAGTGCAGATGCTGTCAAAGCATTCGGCAAACTTGCCAGTCAACATGGCGGACAATCCCTTCATTTAGAAAATGGCATTCCTGAGGACGTTATGTATGGCCTTGAAGTTCAAGATCCAGATGGTAACTGCTTAGAGCCTGTATGGATGGCTATGTGACTCAATCCCTTTCCTACAAAAAAGACAGGACCCAAATCCTGTCTTTTTTAATTCAAACGACTTAAATAATCATCCGTTGCTTTAAAGAAAACAACTTTATTATTGTTTCGAATGCTGCCTCGCTCGTTTGCTTGCGCATCATTTGCCCAAAATTAAAGATAGCTTTCTTTGCCTGAAGCATCTACTGGATTAGGCAGTTCTGTAGAAGCTTCACTGATGAACTATTTTTCAAATAAGACCTTGCTATACTGTGCGCCCTCAAGCATATCATATTGAATCAGCTCATAATCGTCTACCATTTCTTGATATCTACTTGTTTCCTTATCCGTTTTTTCAAGTTGATCAACCAACTGATAGAATACAGGTACCTTCGTATTTCCTTCTTTCATAGCTAATACAGATAACCCTTCTGGTGTAACTGATTTACTAATGGTCTCACTTTTCCGATGATGATTTTTCCATACAAAATAAGGTGTTGAATGGTCATTAATGAGTTTATTTTCATCATCTTTTACAGGATACTTCATATAAACGGAATTATCAAGAGCTGGGTAGTGGTCGCCATACATAATAACAGTCACATTCCTGTCCATTGCTTCCAATGACTGAATAAATGTCCCCAGTGCCTCATCTGTTTTCTTCACACCCCTCGCATATAAAGCTAACTGTTTTTGTTCTGCATTCAAATTATTACCAGAAATTAAGACATCCTTATTTTCTAGTTTTCCTTTTAAATCTTCTGTATAAGGGTAATGGTTTTGCATACTCAATCCGTGAACAAGAAGGTTCTTTTCAGTAGAAGAATTCACTTCATTTAGTATCTCTTCGAATAAAGTGTAGTCACTTAAATACCCTTCAGCATAATAGACAGCTGAACGCGTTTCCTCCATTTTCAAGAGGTCTTCTCTGCCAGTAAACTTAGAAAACCCTAGGTTGGGTAGAACGTCAGCACGGTGATAACCTGTTTTCATGTGCGTATGTAAGGCGATATTCTCCTCTTTATACTGAGCAATGCTCTGGTTTCTTTCTGGATTTTGATTCAAGTAATCAAAGGCATTAATTTGTTGATTAAAAAATGAATAACTAAAACCTGTTAAGACACTGAACTCAACATTTGTTGTCCCCCCACCAAACATAGTGGATTGTAAATACCCTCCTGATGCATTTTGTAGTTTTCGAAAATTAGGCATGGGATCTTCTTTCCATGATACACCAGATGGAGCTATACTATAAAAGTAGACATGGAGCTATACTATAAAAGTAGACACAAATATGTGTGTTATAATCTGTCTAAGAAGACACAAAAATGAAAGGACTTTTATGTCAGGCTTTAAACGTTACGACGAGGAATTCAAACAATCTCTCGTCAACCTCTATCAAACAGGTAAAACTCAATCCGAACTCTGTAGAGACTATGGCGTCTCCGTCTCTGCTCTTGCAAAATGGATTAAGCAGTACTCTCAAGTTCGTCTTGAAGATAATACGGTGTTGACTGCCAAACAGATTCAAGAATTACAAAAAAGGAATGCACAACTTGAGGAAGAAAATCTGATCTTAAAAAAAGCGAGTGCCATATTCATGCAAAACTCCAAGTGAGATTAAAAGCAGTCTATAGACTCCGATTTGAACACACGACAGTTATGCTCTGTCGTGTTTTACATGTCAATCGTTCCACCTACTATAACTTCATTAACAAGAAGCCTTCGAAGCGTGAAATAGAAAATCAACGCTTGAGAAAATTACTCCTTGAGATTTATATGAAAGCTAAGAAAAGAATTGGAACGAGAGCTTTTAAAATCATTCTTCTGCGTGATTATGGCGTTAATATTTCTGAAGGCCGTATCTTACGACTTCTCAAGTCTATGACACTCCCTAAAATGTCGACCATTAAACCTCGGGTTAAATCAAAACACTCTCCTGCATTTTCTTCTGATAATCTCCTTAAACAAGAATTTAATCCGAAGTCCCCGAATCAAGTTTGGACAACTGATTTCACTTATATTTCTATAGGACCTAAGCGTCACGTTTATCTCTGCGCCATTCTTGACCTCTACTCTAGAAAATGCATCGCTTGGAAAGTAAGTGATAAGATTGATGCTAAACTTGCTTGTGACACCCTAGAGATGGCTATAAATAAGAGAAAACCTAAGGAACCAATTATTTTTCATTCAGATCAAGGGAGTCAATTTAAATCAGCTTCCTTTAGAAAAATATTAGATGAGCATCAGTTACTTGCTTCTTACTCTAAACCTGGGTATCCTTATGATAATGCCGTAACTGAGGTCTTTTTCAAGTACCTTAAACAAAGAGAAATTAATCGAAGAACTTATCACACCATTCAAGAGGTTCAACTCTCTTGCTTTGAATACATCGAACAATTCTACAACAACTATAATCCTCATTCTGCCAACAATGGTTTAACTCCAAATCAGAAGGAAGAAAAATATTTTAAGAAAATATAGCTCATTTTATGTCCAATTATTTGACATTAGTCCATCCGCGTCTGCTTCTAATTCTTTGTACGTATCTTTGAAAGTTGTAAGACCGATTGCTGGTGAAATACCAGAGTAATTATTTGTTGTTGAATCTACATTTAAAGCTGCAATATTTGCTCCAGTTACTTGAGTAACTGGTGTACTCATCACTTGTTCTTGTTTTACACCTGCCTTTTTATCTTCTGTACCATAAGTTGAGCTATAAGCCACAACTCCTAGTATACCTGGGATAAGTAAAACTCCTGCAACATAATATTTACCATTTTTTTTCAATCTTGAATCTCCTTTTTATTTCTTGTGATTAATTTAAGAAGCCTCTTTATGTGTTTTTCAATATAATTCGGATTTTTCTGACAATTAAGCATTAGAAAGCTAGATTAAACCTGATTTTTTGATAAATAACGAATATAGACAATTTTTAAATATTGACTCCTAATTCCATTTGATATAAACTAAAGAAGTGATTTTTAAGGATTAACACACCGGTAACATTTTATGAGTATCAATTAAATCCGAATTATACTGACACACCTATAAACCCTGCCATAATAGGCTTTTTTTAATTATTATCTTTTTAACATCCCGATATTTTTCTAATATTTCTTGAAAAAAAGCAAAAAAAATACTACACATCAATTCATGGCAAGCTCCGTTTTTTATCTTTTTTCGCCCTTAAAATTGAGGAACTATGACCAATTTTTAGAGATATTGATAAAATTTTTTGAGTAAAAAGAAGTTTGATATGAAAAAATATCTGAGATTTGTTCGTAAAATAATCTCAGATATAATATTTTAAATATCTTTTTACGTCATATGACCGACTGTAAATAACAATAATTTAACGTTCATTTACCTAGCCATTTTTTGCTTTCACCAAAAAAGACAGGATTTGCGTCCTGTCTTTTTTAATTCAAACGACTTAAATAATCATCCGTCGCTTTAAAGAAAACAACTTTATTATCCATGCGAACGCTGCCTAACTCGTTTGCTTGCGCATCATTTGCCCAAAAGTAAAGATAACTTTCCTTGCCTGAGGCATCTACTGGATTAGGCAGTTCTGTAGATGCTTCGCTGATGAGTGACTTTTCATTCAAGTCATGATTCGTTTTACTGATAAGATTGTAACCATTGGTTTGAATATAAGCTTCTGCTTCCGCTGTCTTAGCTACAATTAAGTTCTTATAGGTGCTTTGAGGTGGAACGAGATGATAGAGAGAAGAGATAGACTGTTCACTACTGCTTGTTGAAGTTGAAGAGGGTGTTGTTTTCACTTCAGAGGAACTACTGGAGGTAGTACTCTCTTTGGTAGATGTTGAGGAACTAGAACTTTCCTTTGCCATCGGTGTAGCAGGTGATTGAGTAATATTAGATATCCCTAAGGCTACTATTGCTCCAAGTAAGAACGAAAACATCCCTACAATAATATACTTTTTCATCTGATTTTTTCTCCTTTATTCTCTTACTTTCTATTATACACAGTTTTTTCGTTCCTCTCGCTTCATCTGCTCTAAAATCTAAGATAATCTGTTCTTAGCTAAAATTTTGAAAGTGTTGCATCTGTTTCTCTCCTATTTTTTGGTATAATTACTCTAGTTAAGAAAGCTCTCAACATACACTAAAACCTTTGAGAAGCACTCTTTCACTGCTTATATACTATCACAAGGAGACAAAATGTGAATTACAGCCATATCAAAATAGGGCAAAGAACAATCAAAACTGCAATTTGTGCAACATTAGCCATTATTATTGCACAGTTTTTCCACTTAGAATCTGCGACCAGCGCAGGCATCATTGCCATTCTTTCCATTACGAACACACAGAAAAGCACCTTACGATTAGGATTTCTGCGTGTTCTAGGGCTTATCATCGCCACCTTACTCGCCTTTATCGTTTTAAATTTATTTAATTTTACACCTTTATCTTTTGGTATCTTTTTATTATTATTTATTCCCATCTCTGTTGCCACAAATACGAGCGAAGGCATTGTCGTAAACTCTGTGCTTTTTTCCCATTACCTTTTGGCTCAAGAAATAACTTTTCCTCTCGTAGGCAATGAGTTTTCATTAATGTTCATTGGAGTAGGTTTAGCACTTTTGGCAAACATATATATGCCAAGCAATGAAAGATTATTAGAAAATAATCTTAATATTTTAGAAAAAGAATTCAAAAATATTTCAGCACATCTCGTCATTTGTTTGAATCAAAAGCAAGATCTCCAAGATCTCGTGGCGCAGTGTGACAACCTGCTGGAACTCATTGATGCCAGCAGTAAAGTCGCCACTGAAAAATCAGAGAATAACCTTTTAAGAAATAATACATTTTATCAACGCTATTTCGACATGCGCCATATCCAAATTACACTTCTCAAAGATATCATTATGAAATTAGAAGAAATAGATGTGGAAAGCACGCATATCGCCGAAATTTCCAATATTTTTGAAACTTTGTCACTTACCTATGCTGCCCATAATGACGGCAGCGAGCTCTTAAAGAAAATAGAAAATGCCTATTCTCATTACCGTCAGATGGACCTGCCTCAAACACGTGAAGAGTTTGAAAATCGCGCAGGTCTCTTCCAAGTGCTTCAGTTGCTTGAACTATTGATTCAAGAAAAAAATACTTTTGCATTAAGTCAGACCAACAATGCTTCATAAAAAAGACATGATAAAAACCTTGTTGGCTCATAAGAGCAACAAGGTTTTTTATATCTGTGTTATCACAAGTTGCGCGCCAACATGATCCTCTAAAATCATGCTCTTCCCTCTCGCTTCGTAAGTCCACTCCGTTGCCAACAGTCGTTCCAAAACTGCTTCATAATACGCTCTTCCAACTTCAATCTCCCAAGCTAAAATGCCGTTTTTCTGCAGGTTTCGTTTTTTCAAGCTTGCCCCTTCCCAGAGATTTGTCGCAAAGTGATGATGG
This window of the Lactococcus garvieae subsp. garvieae genome carries:
- a CDS encoding aromatic acid exporter family protein; translated protein: MNYSHIKIGQRTIKTAICATLAIIIAQFFHLESATSAGIIAILSITNTQKSTLRLGFLRVLGLIIATLLAFIVLNLFNFTPLSFGIFLLLFIPISVATNTSEGIVVNSVLFSHYLLAQEITFPLVGNEFSLMFIGVGLALLANIYMPSNERLLENNLNILEKEFKNISAHLVICLNQKQDLQDLVAQCDNLLELIDASSKVATEKSENNLLRNNTFYQRYFDMRHIQITLLKDIIMKLEEIDVESTHIAEISNIFETLSLTYAAHNDGSELLKKIENAYSHYRQMDLPQTREEFENRAGLFQVLQLLELLIQEKNTFALSQTNNAS
- a CDS encoding universal stress protein, which gives rise to MLDNYKKILVGLDGSVESTKAFDKAVATALRNDAELVIANVIDLRAFQSISAYDSVVADDTHKGAENLINDFATEAKNAGVKTVTTRVEFGSPKVMLGQTLPKEENIDLIVLGATGLSYIERIFIGSVADYIIKNAPCDTLVVRK
- a CDS encoding bifunctional lysylphosphatidylglycerol flippase/synthetase MprF, which codes for MYRLRIFAQNLAIFLSVVIDIGAILAFYLHRSPVLREYFPSYSFMPHYILGFALGLLGLLVSLNLYRRVRSAWIITIVVQFVILRLNFISTQRFFSIGSLLSLIILVILGLTYRDFSRTMDRNYAKKAVFLGFIPLVLAFFNTLLSLSFLKRDYLGNPDVYSIFKQSLHFLFTMDIRQAHFNSHVHGFYMVGLIIITWICVMLALYYILKPLVYYPILSGREKEKAIALVEKYGQNPMAYMTIDGQKSYFFSVTVEGMLAYTVVNNVLVGCGDIVCDPKDAARFMGELVHFSRRNGWKILFMDITETMRPAYESYGFSMIKIGEDACLRLEDFSLKGKKTAKVRANINHARRLGITVEEYKPNEKRDIKIENELQEISDEWFGSKGPELGFMLGGLALENPLGRRYFYSRDASGKMLAFVIFVPYAEGEESGYMADVTRRRVQVPNGSMEVCLLQAFETMREEGVTWGNLGLCPLANIKDDEDSRKVTTQLFQFIYENMNGVYGFKGLYQAKKKWNPSDWQARYIAYAPKPFSFSYAYAMLKAQNPKGINKLILEKLRTKIEK
- a CDS encoding magnesium transporter CorA family protein, giving the protein MIKNYELSAEHRLVSTAEMRNFTYVLNPTREEIGSVSEYFQLPFDYLSGILDDYENARFETDDIDNNLILLQYPASSSYGEVGTFPYSLIWTKNEAVILALNHDIKGEHIFGREYSSTRYKHEIIYQVMYQMTHDFHDYLREFRLRRRRLEVGIKNSTKNDQIVDMIGIQASLIYFEDALNNNLEVLKKFINYLREEDEDGFADKIYDIYIETDQAYTETRIQLKLLQNLRDLFSNIVSNNLNIVMKIMTSATFVLGIPGVVVGFYGMNVPIPGQEISWVMWAILGLTLIFCGIVVWALRKKDML
- a CDS encoding LTA synthase family protein, whose protein sequence is MAPSGVSWKEDPMPNFRKLQNASGGYLQSTMFGGGTTNVEFSVLTGFSYSFFNQQINAFDYLNQNPERNQSIAQYKEENIALHTHMKTGYHRADVLPNLGFSKFTGREDLLKMEETRSAVYYAEGYLSDYTLFEEILNEVNSSTEKNLLVHGLSMQNHYPYTEDLKGKLENKDVLISGNNLNAEQKQLALYARGVKKTDEALGTFIQSLEAMDRNVTVIMYGDHYPALDNSVYMKYPVKDDENKLINDHSTPYFVWKNHHRKSETISKSVTPEGLSVLAMKEGNTKVPVFYQLVDQLEKTDKETSRYQEMVDDYELIQYDMLEGAQYSKVLFEK
- a CDS encoding VOC family protein — protein: MSTMVFVNFPVSDIQVSTAFYEKLGFKKNPDFSDDLVSCMVWDENFYIMLLSHERYQTFIGDKTIADTHKVSGALAAFTLPSADAVKAFGKLASQHGGQSLHLENGIPEDVMYGLEVQDPDGNCLEPVWMAM